The following proteins are encoded in a genomic region of Chryseobacterium cucumeris:
- a CDS encoding ectonucleotide pyrophosphatase/phosphodiesterase, producing the protein MKRGIHFLLLLISFTAFAQQANIDTAQVVIPERQNSTEAQSKPYVIMISTDGFRYDYAKKYNAENLLKLANGGVKAEAMIPSYPSITFPNHWSLITGLYPSHHGLIDNFFYDYKRKEGYAMSNKKNAEDGSWYGGTPLWGLAEKQGMVSASLMWVGSASDAGGMRPTYYYPYHEKFTPSEKVEKVVNWLKLPEDKRPHFISLYFPEVDGSGHHFGPDAKETETAVHLIDQAIGDLVQKVNGLGLKNVNFVFVSDHGMIKVDGGTPLEIPALLFDKNRFDFYNSQTLLRIYVKNPDEVKAVYKELKANKTDDYEVYLDKKLPRYLHFATRDDQYNRIGQILLIPKAPKIFLEKGKKTSVGKHGYNPKVVPEMKAVFFAWGPEFKSNMVISEFANINVYPLVAEVLGLKIDQPIDGKLKVLKRTLKNKK; encoded by the coding sequence ATGAAGCGAGGAATCCATTTTTTACTGCTGCTCATTTCCTTTACGGCTTTTGCCCAGCAGGCCAATATTGATACTGCCCAGGTTGTAATACCAGAAAGACAAAACAGTACTGAAGCACAGTCGAAACCTTATGTGATTATGATATCAACGGATGGTTTCCGTTATGATTATGCTAAGAAATATAATGCTGAAAATCTTTTAAAACTGGCTAATGGCGGTGTAAAGGCTGAAGCAATGATTCCAAGCTATCCAAGTATTACTTTCCCCAACCACTGGAGTCTTATCACAGGGCTTTATCCTTCCCATCATGGCCTGATTGATAATTTTTTCTATGATTATAAGAGAAAAGAAGGATATGCGATGAGCAATAAGAAAAATGCTGAGGACGGAAGCTGGTATGGAGGAACTCCGCTTTGGGGGCTTGCTGAAAAACAGGGAATGGTGTCGGCCTCTTTAATGTGGGTAGGATCTGCCAGCGATGCAGGAGGGATGAGACCCACTTATTATTATCCATATCACGAAAAGTTCACACCTTCCGAAAAGGTAGAAAAAGTGGTAAACTGGCTGAAACTGCCTGAAGATAAAAGACCTCATTTTATTTCATTGTACTTCCCGGAAGTAGATGGGAGCGGGCATCATTTTGGTCCTGATGCGAAAGAAACGGAAACAGCTGTTCATCTGATAGATCAGGCTATTGGTGATCTTGTTCAGAAAGTAAATGGATTAGGATTGAAAAATGTCAACTTTGTTTTTGTTTCCGATCACGGGATGATTAAAGTAGACGGCGGTACACCTTTGGAAATTCCTGCTCTTCTTTTTGATAAAAACAGATTTGATTTTTATAATTCCCAGACTTTGTTGAGAATTTATGTTAAAAATCCGGATGAGGTAAAAGCAGTTTACAAAGAACTGAAGGCTAATAAAACGGATGATTACGAAGTATATCTTGATAAAAAACTTCCCAGATACCTTCACTTTGCAACAAGAGATGACCAGTACAACAGAATAGGACAGATTCTTCTGATTCCTAAAGCCCCAAAAATATTTCTGGAAAAAGGTAAGAAAACATCTGTTGGAAAACACGGCTATAACCCTAAAGTTGTACCGGAAATGAAAGCGGTTTTCTTTGCCTGGGGACCGGAATTTAAAAGCAATATGGTGATCAGCGAATTTGCGAACATCAATGTTTATCCATTGGTAGCTGAGGTTTTAGGATTAAAAATTGATCAGCCTATTGATGGAAAACTGAAAGTTTTAAAAAGAACTTTAAAAAACAAAAAATAG
- a CDS encoding GNAT family N-acetyltransferase, which translates to MEFKTLADITIDELLSVFNYSFSDYVVPFHLTKEVLVSKIAAEKLDLSLSAGAFEEGKLVGFILQSEKIENGEKIIYNGGTGVVPESRGKGLVRKMYDFIIPVLKDRNANTLLLEVIEGNQPAIRAYENLGFTIVRRLLCFNGSIQQGKENAEVSIKDLKEFQWDLLCSFWDIEPSWQGSVFVLEPMPENYVTLGAYEREKLVGYIVYGPASKKVYQFAVDKNYRNKGIGTKLFNAIREKNNGQAIALNNVDDSSESTDKFLSEKIGLNNWLSQFEMKRSI; encoded by the coding sequence ATGGAATTCAAAACCTTAGCTGATATCACAATAGATGAACTTTTATCAGTATTCAATTACTCATTTTCTGATTATGTTGTTCCTTTTCACTTGACAAAAGAAGTGCTTGTTTCAAAAATTGCAGCAGAAAAATTAGATCTGAGTTTGTCTGCCGGAGCATTTGAAGAGGGGAAACTGGTTGGCTTTATCCTTCAGTCTGAAAAAATTGAAAACGGGGAGAAAATTATTTACAATGGCGGTACAGGAGTAGTTCCGGAAAGCAGAGGCAAGGGATTGGTGAGAAAAATGTATGATTTTATCATTCCTGTTTTAAAGGATAGAAATGCCAATACCTTATTGCTTGAAGTGATTGAAGGAAATCAGCCTGCCATCAGAGCTTATGAAAATCTCGGGTTTACGATTGTACGAAGATTACTTTGCTTCAACGGAAGTATTCAGCAGGGAAAAGAAAATGCTGAGGTTTCTATTAAGGATTTGAAAGAATTTCAATGGGATTTGTTATGTTCATTCTGGGATATTGAACCTTCATGGCAGGGATCAGTTTTCGTATTGGAACCGATGCCTGAAAATTATGTGACTTTAGGTGCTTATGAAAGGGAAAAGCTCGTCGGATATATTGTTTATGGTCCTGCATCGAAAAAAGTATATCAGTTTGCTGTAGATAAGAATTACAGAAATAAGGGAATTGGTACAAAGCTCTTTAATGCTATCAGAGAAAAAAATAACGGGCAGGCGATAGCGTTAAACAATGTGGATGATTCTTCAGAAAGTACAGATAAGTTTCTTAGCGAAAAAATAGGACTGAACAACTGGCTGTCACAATTTGAAATGAAAAGGTCTATTTAA
- a CDS encoding DOMON domain-containing protein, protein MKKTLLALSVLLANFALAQFSSGTVNLPATSMTVKLDTTPSGVTITVTGDSNSMMGIGFGTTGMAAGSDGFIYNSSANRDYSFSNVPNAPSADASQDWTETSNTVSGSTRTVVATRSLTGGTGDFAIANAAGTINIFYARKSGGTSLGYHDAGRGYATLTMTAATLSTNEITADSKKVNLYPNPAKSTVNFKNSDKIKSVDIYEATGRKVLSIKPDGESISIENLKSGSYYLEIQLKDGSTSYEKLIKE, encoded by the coding sequence ATGAAAAAAACTCTACTAGCGCTAAGCGTACTTCTTGCTAATTTCGCATTGGCACAGTTTTCGTCAGGAACGGTAAACTTACCGGCAACTTCCATGACGGTGAAATTAGATACAACTCCTTCAGGAGTAACGATTACGGTAACAGGTGACAGCAACTCTATGATGGGAATAGGTTTTGGAACTACCGGCATGGCTGCTGGATCAGACGGATTTATTTATAACTCTTCTGCCAATAGAGACTATTCGTTCAGTAATGTTCCTAATGCACCTTCGGCCGATGCATCTCAGGACTGGACAGAAACTTCGAACACCGTATCCGGATCTACAAGAACTGTAGTAGCAACAAGGTCACTTACAGGTGGAACAGGAGATTTTGCCATTGCCAATGCGGCTGGAACAATCAATATCTTCTATGCCCGTAAAAGTGGAGGAACTTCTTTAGGATACCATGATGCAGGAAGAGGATATGCAACATTGACGATGACAGCTGCCACTTTATCTACCAATGAAATTACAGCTGATAGCAAAAAGGTAAATCTATATCCTAATCCGGCAAAATCAACCGTTAATTTCAAAAATTCTGACAAAATAAAATCCGTTGATATCTACGAAGCAACAGGCAGAAAAGTATTGTCAATAAAACCGGATGGAGAAAGCATCAGTATTGAAAATCTGAAATCAGGAAGTTACTATCTTGAAATTCAGCTTAAAGACGGAAGTACATCTTATGAAAAACTGATCAAAGAATAA
- a CDS encoding ankyrin repeat domain-containing protein, giving the protein MRHFILILGLFLSSVVSAQEKAKSIFDIARNGTVTEVQELMKQNPDVINQTNEHGFSPLILACYRGNTDVADFLIENVKDVNYKSREGTALAGLAIKYNKDLVEHLLKKKADPNIADETGYTPLFWAVKSGNKDLVEQLLKYKADKTKKDSMGMTPFEYALQTNNKEIINLLKN; this is encoded by the coding sequence ATGAGACATTTCATCTTAATATTAGGACTGTTCCTGAGTTCAGTAGTATCTGCTCAGGAAAAAGCGAAATCAATATTTGATATTGCAAGAAATGGGACTGTAACTGAAGTACAGGAGTTGATGAAGCAAAATCCGGATGTGATTAATCAGACCAATGAACACGGATTTTCACCCCTTATTCTGGCCTGTTACAGAGGAAATACAGACGTTGCCGATTTTCTGATTGAAAATGTAAAAGATGTCAATTACAAAAGCCGTGAAGGAACGGCATTGGCAGGTCTTGCGATTAAATACAACAAAGACCTTGTAGAACATCTGCTTAAGAAAAAAGCAGATCCCAATATTGCAGATGAAACAGGATACACCCCTTTATTCTGGGCTGTAAAATCCGGAAATAAAGATCTGGTAGAACAGCTGCTGAAATATAAAGCAGATAAAACAAAGAAAGATTCAATGGGAATGACCCCTTTCGAATATGCATTACAAACCAATAACAAGGAAATTATTAATCTTTTAAAAAATTGA
- a CDS encoding YceI family protein yields MKKLALLSVLLLSAGYASAQKYSSKTGKVTFEASVPLFDDIFAQDDNNVVILNADNGEMASVSNVKNFHFKTKLMEEHFNESYAESAKYPKTTFKGKIVNFDKTKLTTSPQKYTVQGTLNFHGVDKAVTSAATLYAKDGKIYMQGGFVARPVDYKVTIPKMVTKKVAENVNIEYNYVMIKQ; encoded by the coding sequence ATGAAAAAATTAGCATTATTAAGCGTATTACTTCTTTCTGCAGGGTACGCTTCAGCACAAAAATATAGCTCCAAAACAGGGAAAGTAACTTTTGAAGCTTCGGTACCACTGTTTGATGATATTTTTGCTCAGGATGACAACAATGTTGTCATTCTCAATGCAGACAATGGTGAAATGGCGTCAGTTTCAAATGTCAAAAACTTTCATTTTAAAACAAAATTAATGGAAGAGCATTTCAATGAAAGCTATGCTGAATCTGCAAAATATCCGAAAACCACTTTCAAAGGAAAGATTGTCAACTTTGATAAAACAAAGCTTACCACAAGTCCTCAGAAATATACGGTGCAGGGAACATTAAACTTTCATGGAGTAGATAAAGCCGTTACCTCTGCTGCCACTTTATATGCCAAAGACGGTAAAATCTATATGCAGGGAGGTTTTGTAGCAAGACCTGTAGATTATAAAGTGACTATTCCCAAAATGGTTACCAAGAAAGTGGCTGAAAATGTCAATATTGAATACAACTATGTAATGATAAAACAATGA
- a CDS encoding DUF5777 family beta-barrel protein has protein sequence MTKTLLFLSMFSSGLVFAQEDLLKDIDTVKTNTETSQPAFKALQIVTGQSTKLAAKKEWYIIVAHRFGDISAGFKDFFGLDHASTKLGVIYGISDAVSVSLSRETNMKTFEGAVKYRLIKQSENFPVDIVGYNVMGANTELDKDTYPHLTFSDRLSYLTQALISRRFSDKLSVQLTPSFVHKNLYEPTIENKNQFMAGLGGRYKISKRVSVNAEYFVNFDDHSFYKNPLSLGVDIETGGHVFQLLLTNSQINSDIGYLTNATGAWGKGHIFFGFNLYRVF, from the coding sequence ATGACAAAAACTCTCTTATTTTTGTCAATGTTTTCTTCAGGTCTTGTCTTTGCACAGGAAGACCTGCTGAAAGATATTGACACGGTTAAAACCAATACAGAAACCTCACAACCTGCTTTCAAAGCCCTTCAGATTGTAACAGGACAATCTACAAAACTTGCAGCCAAAAAAGAATGGTACATTATCGTTGCCCATAGATTTGGTGATATAAGCGCTGGATTTAAAGACTTTTTCGGTCTTGATCATGCTTCCACCAAATTAGGTGTTATCTATGGTATTTCAGACGCAGTATCTGTAAGCCTTTCCAGAGAAACTAATATGAAAACATTTGAAGGAGCAGTGAAATACAGATTGATAAAACAAAGTGAAAACTTCCCGGTGGATATTGTGGGGTATAACGTAATGGGAGCCAATACTGAACTGGATAAGGACACATATCCTCACCTTACATTCAGTGACAGGCTTTCTTATCTTACCCAGGCATTGATCTCAAGAAGATTCAGTGATAAGCTTTCAGTACAGCTTACACCTTCATTTGTTCATAAAAACCTTTATGAACCTACCATTGAAAACAAAAACCAGTTTATGGCAGGTTTGGGAGGACGCTATAAAATTTCAAAACGAGTTTCTGTGAATGCAGAATACTTTGTGAATTTTGACGATCACAGTTTTTATAAAAACCCTTTATCGTTGGGCGTAGATATAGAAACCGGAGGACATGTGTTCCAGCTTTTACTGACAAACTCCCAGATTAATTCTGATATCGGATATCTTACCAATGCCACAGGAGCATGGGGAAAGGGACATATTTTCTTTGGGTTTAATCTTTATAGAGTTTTTTAA
- a CDS encoding Crp/Fnr family transcriptional regulator has protein sequence MIDNSFAVSKFGFLGAEFLSELEKHAVAVDIKAKTEIIREGQKNKFVPFLIKGSIKVFTLNDGRELIYYYIKPKDSCLMTFSSILTDYISRVYAIAEEDSEAILIPVSVMHEWLIRFPEINKLFYHEYDRRFSEVMNMVNDAVFHKLDKRVLNYIKQQISSKGNNPIKITHREIANSLGTSREVVSRVLKKIESEGEIVQTKEGIKVPVNENVRTV, from the coding sequence ATGATTGATAACTCGTTCGCTGTAAGTAAATTTGGCTTTTTGGGTGCCGAATTTTTATCGGAGCTTGAAAAACATGCTGTTGCTGTTGATATAAAAGCAAAAACAGAGATCATAAGAGAAGGGCAGAAGAATAAATTTGTTCCTTTCCTCATAAAAGGCTCTATCAAAGTCTTTACCCTTAATGATGGAAGAGAACTGATCTACTATTACATCAAACCGAAAGATAGCTGTCTCATGACCTTTTCATCCATTCTGACAGATTATATCAGCAGGGTATATGCCATCGCAGAAGAAGATTCGGAAGCGATTCTTATTCCCGTTTCTGTCATGCACGAATGGCTTATAAGGTTTCCGGAAATTAATAAGCTCTTTTACCATGAATATGACCGGAGATTTTCAGAAGTTATGAATATGGTGAATGATGCTGTTTTCCATAAACTGGATAAAAGGGTTCTCAATTATATCAAACAACAGATTTCGTCCAAGGGAAACAATCCTATTAAGATCACCCATCGTGAAATTGCCAACAGTTTGGGGACTTCCAGAGAAGTTGTGAGCAGAGTTCTGAAAAAAATTGAAAGCGAAGGTGAAATTGTTCAGACTAAAGAAGGAATAAAAGTTCCTGTAAATGAAAATGTTAGAACGGTCTAA
- a CDS encoding TonB-dependent receptor, which yields MKKYICMAAALGCIIAHAQQNQEGTIDEVNILGRKKIKQERAEFKRHGQSVETLSEEDLSRNNPAAIDQTLSTMAGLQVDKRTNFGGQRLVVRGYGNDQKFNNWGVKAYWNNIPLTTAEGITVLDDMDFAFVNNVEVIKGPAATMYGGGTGGAVRFYTRPDFTKGISVSEDVMLGAFKTFQSRTQLNAADENYSVNAAYGHLETDGYRPNGGGLKNFFNVNGTVKLSKKDQLSFLASQAYSYEHTSGQISYDDYYAGIDNGNVAYIRKNAGTKIKSTRVGLSNTVSLTSNLKNYTTLFYYNANTESVSAGAYGVTSSPNVGLRSTFTLKNGFKDFENKLDFGVEIQNSVSTTSSYRFTGSETNPLQTTGMSGASYFKYNNNQSTYFVIDYLTYKPWGLTLLAGLSANRTNYDRKDLYALPDLVPGHKDQSFNKKYDMAYTPHFALQKEWKHQIFNLSYSEGYNTPTAASSFITATNTVNDDLKPERAKMFDFSVHGLLLNTKLDYRISAFRIDYSDKLAQLLLPGNTSGQTYWANTGSQKNTGLELSIGYQYRTENSFIERIVPFVNLSYYDTKYKDFSIYDPKYQDPVTGKTVGKLMVYDHKTVVGVPRNKYAVGLDIFTKPGFYLVNTYNYLGNVYSDFNNSNLVKGFGLLNSKLGFKKSFNKLDLDLYVMGNNLTSQINYTFLFLGNNISDSDKGSNYIVPTDLNPGPGKAYFFYGFNVKYRF from the coding sequence ATGAAAAAATATATATGCATGGCAGCGGCGTTAGGCTGCATTATAGCGCATGCTCAGCAAAATCAGGAGGGGACAATTGACGAAGTGAATATCCTGGGAAGAAAAAAAATAAAACAGGAACGTGCGGAATTTAAAAGACATGGACAGTCAGTAGAAACTCTTTCCGAAGAAGACCTTAGCAGAAATAATCCGGCAGCAATAGATCAGACTTTATCCACTATGGCAGGACTGCAGGTAGATAAAAGAACCAACTTTGGTGGCCAGAGACTTGTTGTCCGGGGATATGGAAATGATCAGAAATTCAACAACTGGGGAGTGAAAGCATACTGGAATAATATACCGTTAACTACAGCAGAAGGAATCACTGTTCTGGATGATATGGATTTTGCTTTTGTGAATAATGTAGAAGTTATTAAAGGTCCGGCAGCCACCATGTATGGAGGTGGAACAGGCGGAGCGGTCCGTTTTTATACAAGACCGGATTTTACAAAAGGAATTTCAGTTTCGGAAGATGTAATGTTGGGCGCTTTTAAAACCTTTCAGTCCAGAACACAGCTGAATGCTGCAGATGAAAACTACTCCGTAAATGCTGCATATGGACATCTTGAAACGGATGGTTACAGACCCAATGGAGGCGGATTAAAAAACTTCTTCAATGTCAATGGTACAGTGAAATTAAGCAAAAAAGATCAGTTAAGTTTCCTTGCAAGTCAGGCTTATTCGTACGAGCACACTTCAGGACAGATCTCATACGATGATTACTATGCCGGAATCGATAACGGAAATGTTGCTTATATCAGAAAAAATGCCGGAACAAAAATAAAATCAACAAGAGTAGGATTGAGTAATACTGTAAGCCTTACTTCAAATTTAAAAAACTATACCACTCTGTTTTATTATAACGCAAATACAGAAAGTGTTTCTGCCGGAGCATACGGAGTGACGAGTTCCCCGAATGTAGGGCTGCGTTCCACTTTTACATTAAAGAACGGGTTTAAAGATTTTGAAAATAAGCTGGACTTTGGCGTAGAAATACAAAATTCTGTTTCCACTACTTCAAGTTATCGTTTTACAGGCTCAGAAACAAATCCACTGCAGACAACAGGAATGTCCGGAGCATCTTATTTTAAATATAATAATAATCAATCCACCTATTTTGTGATCGATTATCTGACATATAAGCCCTGGGGGCTTACTTTGCTCGCTGGACTTAGTGCCAACAGAACCAATTATGACAGGAAGGATCTTTATGCCTTACCAGATTTAGTTCCCGGACACAAAGATCAGTCTTTTAATAAAAAGTATGACATGGCTTATACGCCTCATTTTGCATTACAGAAAGAATGGAAACACCAGATCTTTAATCTAAGCTATAGTGAAGGATATAATACTCCTACCGCAGCTTCTTCGTTCATAACTGCTACCAACACTGTAAATGATGATTTAAAGCCTGAGCGTGCAAAAATGTTTGACTTCAGTGTACATGGCCTTTTACTGAATACAAAACTGGATTACCGCATTTCAGCATTCAGAATCGACTATTCCGATAAACTTGCACAGCTCCTTTTACCAGGTAATACAAGTGGGCAAACGTACTGGGCTAATACCGGAAGTCAGAAAAATACAGGCCTTGAGTTGAGTATAGGATATCAGTACAGAACAGAGAACTCATTTATTGAGAGAATTGTTCCTTTTGTAAATCTTTCTTATTACGATACAAAATATAAAGATTTTTCAATCTATGATCCCAAATATCAAGACCCTGTTACAGGGAAGACTGTAGGGAAACTAATGGTGTACGACCATAAGACAGTAGTAGGAGTACCAAGAAATAAGTACGCTGTAGGATTGGATATCTTTACCAAACCGGGATTTTATCTGGTGAATACATATAATTATCTTGGAAATGTTTATTCTGATTTTAACAATTCGAATCTGGTAAAAGGTTTCGGATTGCTTAATTCAAAATTAGGGTTTAAAAAATCATTCAATAAACTGGATCTGGACCTGTATGTGATGGGTAATAATCTTACCAGCCAGATTAATTATACATTTTTATTCTTAGGAAATAATATCAGCGATTCAGATAAAGGAAGTAACTACATAGTTCCTACAGATCTCAATCCGGGACCTGGAAAAGCCTATTTCTTTTACGGATTCAATGTGAAATACAGATTTTAA
- a CDS encoding T9SS type A sorting domain-containing protein, whose protein sequence is MKLKIYPIAAVLFCTFTNAQQNTLNNNQKHLQKLYAQYDKNLKQQHKAARAAGIPPNEYYEEDYKRTMDPVTGRTYFGKLVKINHDILSGKYRSEKPMSFISSNHHSSTGKIINEPWIERGPYDVGGRTRAIMYDPNDTTGKRVFAGGISGGLWVNQDPSVSTNEWQPLSTFWANTSVSCITYDPNNPQVFYVGTGECETGDAKGSGIWKSTDGGTTWTQIFTIPATYSNGIGNGNFYINDIKVRNNAGVSEVYAGVSGNYSSGTFQGLNQAGLYKSTDGGATFVKNTSLLAQNTTTNSTSTIGYSIQQIEIGADNSVWVSTRSSIYSTIDSGGRIFKSADGNTFNQVYNVGNAGARVNFCLSKTNANKVYAFMQGSSTTAEPIRIARSADGGVTWQATNDTAPVLTLPAPTDTSIPANDFTRGQSFYDLVIAADPQDDNTVYIGGVDLYKSTNGGGTWSQISKWSNNNNMAALQVSEVHADQHAIIFSPYNNYATGQMLFGNDGGVYYASNKTNIGTVDGFVARNTRYNVTQFYTAMLNPTKVPANEELLAGAQDNGSWWLYGVPQANNFLSKWPATGGDGMYTEYDDLDTYEISSYTYNNHYLLTNNAQSLIADTNANLGHFVNEIALDRINDVFYSYRSGLTLFRTSGLSATATSFTNDVVTVGTAQSGEQISWMKVSPYTTASTTLFVGTNLGRIFKIANANTTAYTATLLTSPIAGTISDIEFGANENEIMVTLSNYNLTSVFYSTDGGTTWQNKEGNLPDMPVRTVLRNPDDPNEVLVGTEMGVWGTTNFLDLTPEWSSVTGNIGNVRITNLDYRPATKTVLVSTYGRGAWTTQNTLTPLSTTETKFKKNMNIIYPNPSKGISHLRFDTAKYNSVDISIVDASGRLVYSKKNVKSDEEFGQKMLSGNYILKAEYKGEIVYSGNFLVLGPKGGDND, encoded by the coding sequence ATGAAACTGAAAATCTATCCTATCGCAGCGGTATTATTCTGCACTTTTACTAATGCACAGCAAAATACGCTCAACAATAATCAAAAACATTTACAGAAATTGTATGCCCAGTACGATAAGAACCTTAAACAGCAACATAAAGCTGCTAGGGCAGCTGGAATACCTCCCAATGAATATTATGAGGAAGATTACAAAAGAACAATGGATCCAGTTACAGGAAGGACTTATTTTGGGAAACTGGTAAAAATAAATCATGATATCCTGTCGGGTAAATATCGTTCTGAAAAACCTATGTCATTTATTTCCAGTAATCATCATTCTTCCACTGGAAAAATTATTAATGAACCCTGGATTGAAAGAGGGCCATATGATGTAGGAGGGCGAACAAGGGCAATTATGTATGACCCTAATGATACTACCGGCAAAAGAGTCTTTGCAGGTGGAATTTCCGGTGGACTTTGGGTTAATCAGGATCCTTCTGTAAGTACAAATGAATGGCAGCCGCTCAGTACGTTCTGGGCCAATACTTCGGTTTCATGCATTACTTACGACCCAAACAATCCACAGGTATTTTATGTTGGTACAGGGGAATGTGAAACGGGTGATGCCAAAGGATCCGGAATTTGGAAATCAACGGATGGAGGCACTACCTGGACACAGATATTTACAATACCGGCAACCTATTCGAATGGAATAGGAAATGGAAACTTTTATATTAATGATATTAAAGTTAGAAATAATGCTGGAGTTTCAGAGGTTTATGCTGGAGTAAGCGGTAATTATTCTAGTGGTACATTTCAGGGATTAAATCAGGCGGGATTGTACAAATCTACAGACGGAGGTGCTACATTTGTAAAGAACACCAGTTTATTAGCACAGAATACAACAACAAATTCAACCAGTACAATAGGATATTCTATTCAGCAAATAGAAATCGGAGCTGATAATTCGGTTTGGGTCTCCACCAGATCTTCAATATATTCCACTATAGATTCAGGAGGAAGAATTTTTAAATCTGCTGACGGAAATACTTTTAATCAGGTGTATAATGTTGGAAATGCAGGAGCAAGAGTCAATTTTTGTCTTTCCAAAACAAATGCTAATAAAGTGTATGCTTTTATGCAGGGAAGCTCTACTACTGCAGAACCAATCAGAATTGCACGTTCTGCTGACGGAGGAGTAACATGGCAGGCTACCAATGATACAGCGCCTGTTTTGACATTACCTGCGCCTACAGACACGAGTATTCCTGCTAATGATTTCACCCGGGGACAATCTTTTTATGATCTTGTGATTGCAGCAGATCCTCAAGATGACAATACAGTGTATATCGGAGGTGTTGATCTGTATAAATCTACCAACGGAGGAGGTACATGGAGTCAGATTTCAAAATGGTCCAATAATAACAATATGGCCGCTTTACAGGTTTCAGAGGTACATGCGGATCAGCATGCAATCATATTCAGTCCTTATAATAATTACGCAACCGGGCAAATGCTTTTTGGAAATGATGGAGGAGTGTATTATGCTTCCAATAAAACCAATATCGGGACTGTAGATGGCTTTGTTGCAAGAAATACCAGGTATAATGTAACTCAGTTCTACACAGCTATGCTCAATCCTACAAAAGTACCTGCTAACGAAGAATTACTGGCGGGGGCTCAGGATAATGGTTCATGGTGGCTTTATGGTGTTCCACAAGCCAATAACTTTCTTTCCAAGTGGCCTGCTACAGGGGGAGATGGCATGTACACAGAATATGATGATCTGGATACTTATGAAATATCAAGCTATACTTATAACAATCACTATTTATTGACGAACAATGCGCAGAGTCTTATAGCCGATACCAATGCAAATTTAGGACATTTTGTCAATGAAATAGCATTAGATAGAATCAATGATGTCTTCTATTCTTACCGTTCAGGGCTTACGCTTTTCAGAACAAGCGGACTTTCTGCTACTGCTACATCATTCACTAATGATGTGGTTACTGTAGGAACAGCACAGTCCGGAGAGCAGATATCGTGGATGAAAGTATCCCCTTATACAACTGCTTCCACCACACTTTTTGTAGGAACCAATCTTGGGAGAATCTTTAAAATAGCAAATGCAAATACCACAGCATATACAGCAACTCTGTTAACATCACCAATAGCAGGAACTATTTCTGATATCGAGTTTGGAGCAAATGAAAATGAGATTATGGTGACACTTTCCAATTATAACCTCACCAGCGTTTTCTATTCTACAGATGGAGGAACAACCTGGCAGAACAAAGAAGGAAACCTTCCTGATATGCCGGTAAGAACTGTCCTCAGAAATCCAGACGACCCCAATGAAGTATTAGTAGGAACAGAAATGGGAGTTTGGGGAACTACTAATTTCCTTGATTTAACTCCTGAATGGTCTTCAGTAACTGGAAATATAGGGAATGTGAGAATTACTAATCTGGATTACAGACCTGCTACCAAAACAGTATTGGTTTCTACTTATGGAAGAGGAGCCTGGACAACACAGAATACGCTGACTCCATTGTCAACCACAGAGACCAAATTTAAAAAGAATATGAATATTATATATCCGAATCCTTCAAAAGGGATTTCCCATCTGAGATTTGATACAGCTAAATATAACAGCGTGGATATAAGTATTGTGGATGCATCGGGAAGGCTTGTGTATAGTAAGAAAAACGTAAAATCTGATGAAGAGTTCGGACAAAAAATGTTATCTGGAAATTATATACTGAAAGCCGAATATAAAGGTGAAATTGTATATAGTGGTAACTTCCTTGTATTGGGACCTAAAGGAGGTGATAATGACTAA